In Cellulomonas sp. Y8, the genomic stretch CCTCGGCGTCGGAGACCGTCAGGCGGCCGTCCTCGCCCTGCACCGACGGGTGGCACAGCGTCATGTCGTCGGTGACCGGCGCGAGCGACGACGTCTCACCGAGCGTCAGGTGGTACGGCTCGTCCCGGACCACGTTCGTGCCGACGAGGATCCGCCCGTCGTCCTCCCGCCGGATCTCCTGGCACATCTCGGACTTCCCGCCGCCCGAGGCGCCCTCGTGCATGATCACGGTCTCGTTCTCGTACGGGGTGGTCACGCGGACCGACGACGCGTGCGCCGTGAGCCACCCCTCCCGCTCGCCGATGTCGAGCAGCACCGAGAACACGCCCTTCTTGGCGCTCGGCCCCGGGTACAGGTTGTAGGCCCACACCTCGTGCAGCCGCTCGGACCGGTCGTGGACGACGACCTGCCGGCCGCCGAACCGGGTGTGCCGGAACGGCGGCGCGACGTACAGGATCGACCGCGGGTCGAACGGGCCGAGCTCCTCGAACGTCACCCAGCCCTGCAGGTCGACGAGCGTGAGCGCGAAGAACGCGGCGTTCGCCGGGCAGATCGCGAGCGACGGGTACCCCACCGCGGGGCCGCCGGCGCGGAACGGCACCACGACGAGCTCCTGCGTCCCGAGCCACGCGAGCGTCTCCGCGCGGACCGGGTCGAAGTCCTCGCCGTAGACGTCCCTGTACCGGGGCTTGTCCGTCGGCAGACCGTCCGCGATCCGCATGCAGTCCGGGTCCCGGCGGCGCATGTAGTCCTCGGGGGGGTAGTTCACCGCGAGGCCGTTGCGGCACCGGGCGACGTCCGCCTCCCGGTACGGCGCGCCGTCCACGTCGTACTCGACCGCGAAGGTCGGGCCGCCGTCCGGACCGAGGGCCAGCTCGTACAGCTCGGCCCGCGTCTGCGGCACGATCACGCGCGGGCTCGCGTCGAGGGCGGCGCGGACGTCGCGCGCCAGGTGCACGCAGGACAGGTCCAGGGTCAGGTCCACGGTCATGGTGGGGCTCCCTACGCGTCGAGGCCGCGGGGCGGCCGCGAGGGGTGCCCCGGGGCGCGCCGCGGCGCGACGGGGGTCGCGAGGGCGCGCTTGACCCGGACTTTACGAGCGCGCGGCCCGCCCCGGACGGGACCTTGGCCCCCACCTAGGCGCCGGACCGACGTCAGGCCCAGCCCAGCTCGTGCAGCCGCTCGTCGTCGATGCCGAAGTGGTGCGCGATCTCGTGCACCACCGTGACCGCGACCTCCTCGGCCACCTCCTCGCGGTCCGCGCAGATCGCGAGCGTCGGCCGGCGGAAGATCGTGATGCGGTCGGGCAGGGAGCCGGCGGCCCAGAACTCGCCGCGCTCGGTCAGCGGCACGCCCTCGTACAGCCCGAGCAGGTCGGGGTCGTCGGCCGGCGCGTCGTCCTCGACCAGCACCACCACGTTGTCCATCCGGGCGGCGAGCTCGTCCGGGATGCGGTCCAGGCCGTCCCGGACGGCGTCCTCGAAGTCCTCGCGCGACATGTCGATCACCGGACCATCCTCGCCGATTTGGAGGATCCGCAGACCTACCCGTAGAGTCTTCCTCGGTCTGAAGACGCCTCGACGTCAGGGGCGCGAGCCCCCATCGTCTAGCGGCCCAGGACCCCGCCCTTTCACGGCGGTAGCACGGGTTCGAATCCCGTTGGGGGTACGAGCTCCGTGCATGTGGAAGAATAGGTCTCACAACGAGGCCCCGTAGCGCAGTTGGTTAGCGCGCCGCCCTGTCACGGCGGAGGTCGCGGGTTCAAGTCCCGTCGGGGTCGCTCGATCACACCGGTCCACTGGGCCGGTGTCGTCGTATCAAGGCTCTGTAGCTCAGTTGGTAGAGCGTTCGACTGAAAATCGAAAGGTCACCGGATCGACGCCGGTCGGAGCCACCGAGGAAGCCCCGCATCGCCCCAGGCGACGCGGGGCTTCGTCGTTCCCGGGCTCGCCCGCGGGCTCAGCCGGACGCCGGGTCCCGTCGCCGGCGCGGCAGGACCGCCGTGAACGTGGTCCCCTCCCCCTCGGCGCTCGTGACCTCCATCACGCCGCCGTGCGCCACGACGACCGACCGGGTGATCGCCAGCCCGAGCCCGACGCCGGGCACGGCGTTCCGGGTCGCCGTCGTCGTCCGGAAGAACCGGGAGAACAGCCGGTCCACCTCGTCGGCGGGGATGCCGAGCCCGGTTTCCGCGACCGCCAGGCGCACGTGGTCCACCGACGCGGTCACCCGCACGGTCACCGCGCCGCCGGCGGGCGTGAACTTCACCGCGTTCGACAGCAGGTTGTCGCCGACCTGGGCCAGCCGGACCGCGTCGGCCCGGAGCGGCACGGGCCCGTCCGGCACGTCGAGCACCAGGGCCACCCCGGCCCGGTCCGCCGCCGGCCGCGCCGACTCGACGGCCGCGCGCGCCACCTCCGCCACGTCGACGTCCGCGAGCGCCAGCGGGAACCGGCCCGCGTCGACGCGGGCGGTGAACAGCAGGTCGTCGACGAGGCGGAGCAGGCGCGCGGCGTTCCGCTCGGCGACCTCGACCGACCGCTGCTGGTCCGGCGTCAGGGGGTCGTCCCGCAGCAGGTCCAGGTGGCCCACGACCGCGCTGACCGGGGTGCGCAGCTCGTGCGAGATCATGCCGGTGAACTGGTCCTGCAACCGGGCGGCCTCGTGCACGGCCGTCGCGTCCGTCGCGACGAACAGGTAGCCCGCCGGGCGGCCCGCGCCGTCGAGCCGCACGGTCGTCGACACCTGCACGGGCACCGGCGAGCCGTCCGCGCGCAGCCAGGTCCACTCGGACGCCTCCGGCCGGCCCGGCGCCACGTCCGCGACCAGCGCCGCGAACGGGGTCGTGGTCCCCGCCTGCCGCCAGCGCTCCTGCAGCTCCGTGGGCGCCACGAGGGCGTCGGCCCGCAGCGCGCCCTGGGCCTCGGCGGCGGTCCGGCCCAGCAGCCGCTCCGCGCCGGGGTTCCACACGTCGACCAGCCCGTCCGGGCCGGTGCCGACCACGGCCTGCTCGGTCACGGCGTCCAGCACGCTGCGCGTGAGCCGGTCCGCGTCCCGGAGCCGGGCCAGGTGCCGGCGCAGGCGGCGCGCCAGCTCGTTGACCGTCAGGGCCGCGAGCGCGTAGACGACCGGCGCGAACGCGGCGCGCCACCACGCCAGGTCGTCCGGGTGGCCGTCGACCCCCGGGAGCGCCGGCAGCAGCAGCGCCAGGCACGCGGCGCCGGCGGCCAGCAGGACCGACCACCGCCCGGGCTCCGCCGCGATCCAGATCACCGGCAGCACCAGCACCGCGCCGAGCAGCGACCCGGTCCCGCCGGTCCCGGCCCGCAGCGCGCCGACCGCCAGCACGGACAGCAGCGGCACGACGACGACCCAGCCGTCACCCGCGGCCCAGGCGTCGACCGCGCGGCGGGTCGCGGCCGGCGGCCGGAGGGCGGCCACGACCGCGAGGACGGTCGCCGCCGCCAGGCCGAGCACGCCCGCGAGCACGGCGCCCCGGTCGGTCACCACGGAACCGGGGGCCGCGGCCGCGAGCGCGCCGCCGATGCCGACGGCGAGCAGCGTGGGCGCGTGCTTGAGCAGCACGGTGCGGTCGCGGGCCCGGGACGTCACGCGGTGTCCCGGACGATCTCCAGCGGCTCCACCGCGCGCCCGGACCCGAACCGGGACCAGTACCGCGCCGTCGCGCGCACGAAGTCCGGCTCCAGGTAGTCGCGGATGCCGACCTGGGACGCGAAGCACGCCAGCATCGCCAGCTTGGTCTCCAGGTGGCCGTCGATCGTCACGAACCGGTTCGGCCGGTAGTCGACGGTCGCCGACGGGCTCTGGAAGCAGGCGACCGTGCCGATCCCGCGGGTCGCGACCATGGTCGCGTCGTGCACGGCGCGGTGGTCCTGGTGCCGGTCGTTCGCGCTGTGCGTGTAGACGACCGAGGGCCGCACCTCGGCGACGACGCGCTCGAGGACCTCCAGGGTCGGCCCGGCGACCGGGACCTGCGTGTCCGGCAGGTCCTCCAGGAGCAGGCGCGCGCCGATCAGCGCGGCCGCAGCCCGCGACTCGCCCTCCCGGTCCGCGACGTCCCCGCCCCGCGCGCCCCGGGACAGCGTGAGGACCACCACCGCGTCCCCGGCGGCCCGGTGCGCCGCGAGGATCCCCCCGGCGCCGATCTCGACGTCGTCGGGGTGGGCGCCCACCGCGAGCACCACCGGCCGGGCGGCGAGGACGGCGCGGCGGCGCTCGCCCAGCCGGCGCACCACCTCGACGAGCTGGCCCGCGGGGACCGGCTTGGTGAGGAACTCGTCGGCGCGCTGCCGCAGGGCGCCGACCGCGTACTCGACCGAGACGTGCGCGGTCATCACGACGACGCCCACGTCCGGCGCCCGCTCCCGCAGCACGCCCGCGAGCTCCAGGCCGGACGTGCCCGGCATCTCGATGTCGGTCACCACGACGTCCGGGTCGAACCGTTCCAGCGTGCCCGCGATGTCCGAGGCGTCGTGCAGCACGACCACCTCGCAGCCCGCGCGGCCCTCCAGCACGGTCCCCGTGTACGCCGCGACGTCGGGGTCGTCGTCCAGCACGACGACCCGGAGCGCAGTGCCCGTCAAGCAGTCCCCCCAGGTGGTGCACGTGGCCGGACGGCCCGGCGGCCCGCCCCGGCCATGCTCGCAGATTCACCCGCACGGCGGCGGTCGGGCCGCGAGGGCCGCGCGCATGATGCCGTCATCGGACGGGGAGGCGACGATGCCGCACCACTCGGACCTGCCGCGCCTGGCGGCGCTCGACGACGTGACCCTCGCGCGGGCCCGGACGGTGACCGTCCACTCGCCCGACGCGTCCGGGGACGGCGACCTCGTGTGGACGCTGACGGTCCGGGACGGCGACGGCGAGCCGCTGGGCCGGGAGCGGCTGAGCGCGCCGGACTGGCCGACGCCGCTGGCCGAGATCATCGCCCCGCACCTCGACGTGGCGGGGCTGCGGGTTGTCGGCGGCTGGCGCACCGACCTGGGCGACGACGACCTGCCGCGGCACGAGGCCCGGGTCCGGCCGGACGCGTGAGGCGGGCGGCGTCGGGCGGCGTCGGGTCGCATCCGGTCGCAGCACCTGGACGCGTGCGGCACCGCCGGGCGCCGTTGCCTACGCTGGGTGGGTCGGCGCACGCCGGCGCGCGGCGGAAGGGGCGGACGTGGAGATCGCGGTGCAGCGGATCGGGGGGCCCGTGGTGGTCCTGCGGCCCCGGGGGCGGCTGACCGCCGGCGACGCCCCGGAGCTCCGCGCGGTGGTCGCCGACCTGGTCGAGCAGGGGCGCACCAAGCTCGTCGTCGACCTGGAGGAGACGACGTTCCTGGACTCGTCGGGCCTCGGGGCGCTCGTCGCCGGGCTGCGCGCGACGCGCACCGCCGGCGGCGACCTCACCATCGCGCGACCCACCGGGCAGGTGCTCGACGTGCTGACCCTGACCACGATGATCCGGGTGCTGCCGCCGCACGAAACCGTCGCGGACGCGTTCGCCGCGCTCACCTGACGCACGCCGGACGGGCCGGGCGGTCAGAGCGGGTCGAACTCCGTCACGCGGGTCCGCCAGTACTCCGCGCCGTCGCGGGTGCGGGTGACGAGGCCCGCCTCGACGAGCTCCCGGCGCAGGCCCACGGGGTCGCGCGCCAGCCCCGCGAGCCGGTCGGTGAGCACCCGCTCGCCGACGGGCTCCTCGAGCGGCAGCGCGCCCTGCGCCACCCACCGCAGCACCAGGTCGCGGTCCGCCCGGCGCCGGGGGAGGTTCTCGAGCCGCCCGCGCACCAGGAACCGCGCGGGGTCGGCGGGCAAGGGCGTCGGGGCCGCGGGCCGGGCACCCGCGCGTGCGTCGTCGTCAGCCACCCCGGCAGCGTAGGCAGCGGCCGCGCCGGGTTCCCACCCCATTCTCGCGAGCCCACCCGGTCGATCGGGTGGCCTCGCGAGAACCGGGTGATGATGCCGGGGGGACCGGCGCGGGAACCGGCGCCCCGACCGGGCCGTTCGACCCGGGGACGACGACGAGAGGGGACGACCATGGGCTTCCTGGACCGTCTGCTGGGCCGCGAGCCCCGGCAGGAGCAGCCGTACCGGCAGCCGTACGGCGCACGCCCGGCCGACGCGCGACCGCCCGCCGACCCCGACCAGGCCGCGATCGAGCGGTACCGGTACCTGCTGCGCACCGCCCCGCCCGACGCGATCGAGCAGGCGCACGCGGAGGCGTTCGCGCAGCTGACGCCCGAGCAGCGCCGGCAGGTCCTCGACGGCCTGGCCGCGGAGGTGCCGCCCGCCGAGCGCACCACGGACGACGACCCGCGCTCGCTCGCGCGGACGGCCACCCGGGCCGAGCTGCGGCAGCCGGGCACGCTGGAGCGGTCGTTCGGCCGCGCCGGCGGCATGGGCGGCGGCATGGGCGGCGGCATGGGGATGGGCGGCATGATCGCCGGCTCGCTGCTCGCCAGCGTGGCCGGGGCGTTCGTCGGCACGGCGATCGCGGACAGCCTGTTCGACCTGTCCGACCAGGGCGACGCCGCGGCGGACGCGGGCGGCGACCCGGGCGCCGACCACGGCGCGGACGGGTACGGCGACGGCGGGGACGTCTCCGCGGACGGCGGCGGCTGGGGCGGTGACGGCGGTGGCTGGGGCGACGTCGGCGGCGGCGACTTCGGCGGCGGCGACTTCGGGGGCGGCGACTTCGGGGGCGGCGACTTCTGAGCCCTCCCGGGGGCGCCCACCCCGGGCGCCCCCGGGCCGCGGCACCGCGTCGCCCGTGCCTCGCCCTCACCCGGTGGGGATGAACTCACCCCGCTCCCGGGCGCGACCTGCGCGCGGACCCCCTACCGTGGCGCACATGGCACCCGGCGGG encodes the following:
- a CDS encoding DUF4914 family protein — encoded protein: MTVDLTLDLSCVHLARDVRAALDASPRVIVPQTRAELYELALGPDGGPTFAVEYDVDGAPYREADVARCRNGLAVNYPPEDYMRRRDPDCMRIADGLPTDKPRYRDVYGEDFDPVRAETLAWLGTQELVVVPFRAGGPAVGYPSLAICPANAAFFALTLVDLQGWVTFEELGPFDPRSILYVAPPFRHTRFGGRQVVVHDRSERLHEVWAYNLYPGPSAKKGVFSVLLDIGEREGWLTAHASSVRVTTPYENETVIMHEGASGGGKSEMCQEIRREDDGRILVGTNVVRDEPYHLTLGETSSLAPVTDDMTLCHPSVQGEDGRLTVSDAEAGWFVRVDNLTAYGEDVALERAVIEPDQPLVLLSIDGVPGATALPWEHTLDSTGRRCPNPRVVIPRSSIRNVVDEPQPVDVRTFGVRMPLCTRDAPTYGIMGMMHVVPPALAWVWRLIAPRGDKNPSIGESADVTAALAHGGMVAEGVGSYWPFSTGTKVAAANLLLRQLVEHDRTRYVLTPNQHIGAYHVGFSAEWLTREYLARRGGGRIRREQLAPARCALFGYRPTEMKLDGQQIRPTLLQPEYQTNVGADAYDAGAAVLQGFFAHELQQFRTDDLDPLGREIIDLCLAGAPVEAYEELTPLHL
- a CDS encoding metallopeptidase family protein, encoding MSREDFEDAVRDGLDRIPDELAARMDNVVVLVEDDAPADDPDLLGLYEGVPLTERGEFWAAGSLPDRITIFRRPTLAICADREEVAEEVAVTVVHEIAHHFGIDDERLHELGWA
- a CDS encoding cell wall metabolism sensor histidine kinase WalK, yielding MTSRARDRTVLLKHAPTLLAVGIGGALAAAAPGSVVTDRGAVLAGVLGLAAATVLAVVAALRPPAATRRAVDAWAAGDGWVVVVPLLSVLAVGALRAGTGGTGSLLGAVLVLPVIWIAAEPGRWSVLLAAGAACLALLLPALPGVDGHPDDLAWWRAAFAPVVYALAALTVNELARRLRRHLARLRDADRLTRSVLDAVTEQAVVGTGPDGLVDVWNPGAERLLGRTAAEAQGALRADALVAPTELQERWRQAGTTTPFAALVADVAPGRPEASEWTWLRADGSPVPVQVSTTVRLDGAGRPAGYLFVATDATAVHEAARLQDQFTGMISHELRTPVSAVVGHLDLLRDDPLTPDQQRSVEVAERNAARLLRLVDDLLFTARVDAGRFPLALADVDVAEVARAAVESARPAADRAGVALVLDVPDGPVPLRADAVRLAQVGDNLLSNAVKFTPAGGAVTVRVTASVDHVRLAVAETGLGIPADEVDRLFSRFFRTTTATRNAVPGVGLGLAITRSVVVAHGGVMEVTSAEGEGTTFTAVLPRRRRDPASG
- a CDS encoding PIG-L family deacetylase, with the translated sequence MTGTALRVVVLDDDPDVAAYTGTVLEGRAGCEVVVLHDASDIAGTLERFDPDVVVTDIEMPGTSGLELAGVLRERAPDVGVVVMTAHVSVEYAVGALRQRADEFLTKPVPAGQLVEVVRRLGERRRAVLAARPVVLAVGAHPDDVEIGAGGILAAHRAAGDAVVVLTLSRGARGGDVADREGESRAAAALIGARLLLEDLPDTQVPVAGPTLEVLERVVAEVRPSVVYTHSANDRHQDHRAVHDATMVATRGIGTVACFQSPSATVDYRPNRFVTIDGHLETKLAMLACFASQVGIRDYLEPDFVRATARYWSRFGSGRAVEPLEIVRDTA
- a CDS encoding STAS domain-containing protein, which encodes MEIAVQRIGGPVVVLRPRGRLTAGDAPELRAVVADLVEQGRTKLVVDLEETTFLDSSGLGALVAGLRATRTAGGDLTIARPTGQVLDVLTLTTMIRVLPPHETVADAFAALT
- a CDS encoding DUF2087 domain-containing protein; this encodes MADDDARAGARPAAPTPLPADPARFLVRGRLENLPRRRADRDLVLRWVAQGALPLEEPVGERVLTDRLAGLARDPVGLRRELVEAGLVTRTRDGAEYWRTRVTEFDPL